One window from the genome of Alkalihalobacillus sp. LMS6 encodes:
- a CDS encoding sigma-70 family RNA polymerase sigma factor: MERDSTSFVDLAKKGDKSAFLYLINLEKEKLYKLAFIYTKNENDALDVFQETIAKSLEKITSLKKNEYFSTWITKILINIAIDFLKKKQKTTLIESDYNESPSNNMEIDTNLDLLKALTKLKTKNKTVLYLRYYKDLQVNEIAKILDCPVGTVKTQIHRSLAELKKILNGGNENELR, from the coding sequence ATGGAAAGGGATTCAACTTCTTTTGTCGATCTTGCAAAAAAAGGGGATAAATCGGCTTTTTTATATCTTATAAATTTAGAGAAAGAAAAATTATATAAACTGGCATTTATCTATACAAAAAATGAGAATGATGCTTTAGATGTGTTCCAGGAAACTATTGCTAAATCTTTAGAAAAAATTACATCACTTAAAAAAAATGAATATTTTTCGACTTGGATAACAAAGATTCTAATAAATATTGCTATAGATTTTTTGAAAAAGAAACAAAAAACCACATTAATAGAAAGTGATTATAATGAGTCTCCTTCTAATAATATGGAAATTGACACAAATTTAGATTTGTTAAAGGCTTTAACAAAATTAAAAACAAAAAATAAAACAGTACTTTATCTTAGATATTATAAAGATCTTCAGGTAAATGAAATAGCAAAGATATTGGATTGTCCAGTAGGTACGGTGAAAACCCAAATTCATCGTAGCTTAGCAGAGTTAAAAAAAATATTAAATGGAGGAAATGAAAATGAACTCAGATAA
- a CDS encoding Rap family tetratricopeptide repeat protein, whose protein sequence is MKALAVEDVGQRIVEWYSCIITKDIKQAKLLKPEIDIMIAKMEPDDKMLAYYQLVSLQYDLLVLREAPDEKTKALDETILENIAVQTNDYLNFMYYYVWGQTEFYKQRYKSAIRTYKIAERLIEKVKDPVEKAEFYQKLGISYYRIDQYTFAFSYLEQALEIFEKDSSYVMNVISCKQILAGIHSELKEYEKAEVIYKELIILSRPFPYYQAITTYNIGVNRILVGNFEEAIQHFNEALRIEEFRNSAIYLKAKYHVLNLQMRLGNYTEGLEQLEEEVHNEGAKEIKGKLLICRGLYLNEGYSFIEEGLNLLQANEYYDECRDLCEEISKHYKKMNDFKMALYYLEYANEMSNKTILGVDQS, encoded by the coding sequence ATGAAAGCTTTAGCGGTCGAGGATGTCGGGCAGAGGATCGTGGAATGGTACAGTTGCATTATTACAAAAGACATAAAACAAGCAAAGCTATTAAAACCAGAAATTGATATCATGATTGCCAAAATGGAACCTGACGATAAAATGCTCGCTTATTACCAATTAGTCTCGCTACAATATGATCTATTGGTTCTAAGAGAAGCCCCAGACGAAAAGACGAAAGCGTTGGATGAAACGATACTCGAAAACATTGCCGTTCAAACAAACGATTATCTGAACTTTATGTATTACTATGTATGGGGGCAGACTGAATTTTATAAACAACGATATAAATCGGCTATACGGACATACAAAATAGCGGAACGATTAATTGAAAAAGTGAAAGATCCAGTTGAGAAAGCCGAATTCTATCAAAAACTTGGTATTAGTTATTATCGAATTGATCAATATACCTTTGCATTTTCTTATTTGGAACAGGCATTAGAGATCTTTGAGAAAGACTCTAGTTATGTCATGAATGTCATATCTTGTAAGCAAATCCTAGCAGGTATTCACAGTGAGCTTAAGGAATATGAGAAAGCTGAAGTGATTTATAAGGAGTTGATTATTCTATCAAGACCATTTCCATATTATCAAGCAATCACTACCTATAACATAGGAGTTAACAGAATTCTTGTGGGCAATTTTGAGGAAGCCATTCAACATTTTAACGAGGCCTTACGAATTGAAGAATTTAGAAATTCTGCTATCTATTTAAAAGCAAAGTACCATGTATTAAATTTACAAATGAGGTTGGGAAACTATACTGAAGGTCTTGAACAATTAGAGGAAGAAGTACATAATGAAGGTGCGAAAGAAATTAAAGGAAAGCTGTTGATTTGTCGCGGTCTTTATTTAAATGAAGGGTATTCTTTTATAGAAGAAGGCCTAAATTTATTACAAGCTAATGAGTATTATGATGAGTGTCGTGATTTATGCGAAGAGATTTCTAAACATTATAAAAAGATGAATGATTTCAAAATGGCTTTATATTACTTGGAGTATGCAAATGAAATGAGTAATAAAACAATATTAGGAGTTGATCAAAGTTGA